The Lolium rigidum isolate FL_2022 chromosome 1, APGP_CSIRO_Lrig_0.1, whole genome shotgun sequence region GGCCTTCAATTTATTTTCCTTTTGCAATATGGCCTTCAGTTTCTTCTATTTTCATCCCTGTAAAACATTAGTTATTATTCCGAATATTTGTTTTCCAGAAACACCCCTCAGGAAAGGGGCCCATCTACAAGTGATGATAAACCATCTCCTCATATCCCTCTGTGCCCGTCCCCCACGCTCGCCGCAACAACCATTTCTCACCAAAAACCCTAGCCCACTCCTGAGATTCCTCCCCACAGCACAccacctcgccgccgaccccgATGCCGCCCAAGGCGAAGAAGGACGCCGCGCCGGCGGAGCGCCCCATCCTCGGCCGCTTCTCCTCCCATCTCAAGATCGGAATCGTACGTCCCCCTCCAGCCCCGGATCCCCCacgccctctcctctcctcccagCTAGTGCGCGCAGTAGCTCCATCGCTCCGCTACTTGGTGGGTGCGGTGGCGGCTCACCGGATCGAGCAGAGAAGCATGCCGTGCCCCAGCTGCGATCGGTTTAGTTTAGTAGGGCGGCCTTTAGAGTTCGCTTAGCCCGCTTTTTATGCGGGTTTGGGCGAGGCTTGTTGGCGATCTCTGGCGGTGGTTAGGTCGTGGGCTCGTGGCGCGTAGCTGATGCGTATCTCGTTCTCATGGATTCCATGATTTTGTTGGTCTACGGGGTGCTGATTTTCCAGATGCATAGGATCATATATGGTGCGTCAGATGTGATTGATTTGTTTGCCAGGTGTGCTTATTGGGGTTATAATGGACGCATAGAGTGGACTCTGTTGAGCGGTGGTTTGGTTCTTCGTGTATATGTGTCAGTGGGGCTGTACTGTGCGTGTAGGGGGAATATATTGTGGGATAACTGTCTGGTGCCGGATATGTATGCCTTTTTCAGGTTTAAAAACGTGCCCCATTTACTTCATTACTGCTAGAACGCATCAATTTGGTGTGATATAGCAGATGTTATCTCTGTGTAAGCCTTACGCGGTACATGTTACTAGGATGGGGGTGGTATAATGTAAATAAACTCTAGTCTTATTTATGACAAATTCATTATTCCTGGGCACTATTAGCATGTTATACTACTTACTACTCAAGTAATAATTCAGCATGTCTCATGAACTGCCACTGGCACTTTGCTAGTCGATACATGTTACTAAGATGGATGGTATAATATCAAGAAATTCTTATCTTATTTATGAGTAATTCAGTATTCCTCGGCCTTACTATTAACATGTTACTACTTACTACTCATGTAGTAATTCAGCATGTCTCACGAGCTCCCACTGTGGCATTCTTCTAGCTGCTTTAATAGTTCGAAAGAGTACTGGCCCTTATATCTTCTCTACAGTGTCTGATTTCATAACTCATGGTCGTCCATCCTTCTGTTGATTGCACATCATTTTCTCTTCTGTAGCTATGTAAATGCTTGTTTTCCTCATAATAACACAAGGAGATATGACGGTTGCTGATTGCTGTCTCGTGCAGGTCGGGTTACCCAATGTTGGCAAATCAACTTTCTTCAACATAGTAACAAAGTTGTCAATCCCAGCCGAGAACTTCCCTTTCTGTACCATTGAACCAAATGAGGCACGGGTAAATGTTCCGGACGAACGATTTGACTGGCTTTGCAAACTTTTCGAGCCAAAGAGTGAGGTTTGTATTTTTCCCTCTGCTTTAGACTTCTGCAGTAATCTGCAACTTAATTGGCTTACTTTTCAGATCTATAGTGACTGTTGATATTCTGTGCAGGTGTCTGCATATCTGGAAATCAATGACATAGCTGGACTTGTTAGGGGTGCTAGCGCAGGGGAGGGTCTGGGCAATGCCTTCTTATCTCATATTCGTGCTGTTGATGGGATCTTTCATGTCTTGAGTATGTTTCTATTGTAAAATCTCGATGATTCAACTATTCAGTTATGCTATTCTTAGTAAAGTTTCACTGGCTATTTTATCTGTATTATTTTATCTTGCAAATGATATATTGGTTCGACATCTTGGTGGAGACCTAAATGAGAAGATTAGGCAGTCACGTGATTGTATATTTTGTTATATCTGTTACTGATAGTGGAGCATGATTTGCAGGAGCATTTGAAGACTCAGATATCACTCATATCGATGATACAGTTGATCCTGTTCGTGATTTGGAAACTATTAGTCAAGAACTAAGGCTCAAGGTTTGATGGAAGTTTTGCTTGATTTGTACAATAACTTAGCAGTTGTTAAACCTAGGTGTAATAAGGTTCTGTTTCACTTTCTTCTGCAGGATATAGAGTTCGTGCAAGCTAAAATTGATGACCTTGAGAAGCAAATGAAGAGGAGCAATGACAAACAGCTTAAGATAGAACATGAATTATGTCAGAGGGTGGGGCATGTTTACAGCTCTGTAGCTTTGCACTTTTGTTTCATTTCTATCAATTAGTTAGATCGCATGGATATTTGAAATTTCTTTACTGCAATATTGTTCTTTTGTTAATAGGGTGATGGGTAATTTAGTTTCAACTTTCCCTTGTAACAGGTCATGGCCCATCTCCAAGACGGGAAAGATATACGTCTAGGCGATTGGAAAACTCTTGAAATTGAGATCTTGAATACCTTCCAGCTGCTGACCGCTAAGCCAGTTGTTTATTTGGTAAGGATTCTTATTAATCCATATGGCCCTTCCTGCGAGGTACCTTCTCGTAAGTctaaagtactccctccatcccatgaaagttgtcttagatttgtcaaaatttggatgtatctagacactatctagtatgtatatacattcaagtttagacaaatctaagacaagtttcatgggacggagggagtacaatagtTATGCTCCCATTTGGGTTGAAGGAATTGTATCATTTGATTAATTATAGGTACAGCCTTGTCTAATGGTATCCCATATTTAAGCTGAAGTTTCAATCGTTGTGACAGTTACCCagctttgctttttttttttcttacttATTATGCTGTCTCGTTGCTGTGTATATATTACTGTTTTTGAACATTTATTTGTAGAACTGGTAAGGATTGCATGCTTTGTAGAAGATTAACTgaatttcttttgatctcaagaaaCATAACCATAAAAAACTGTCGAATGATTCCTGCTATAGGCTATAGCATTAGTTTTGTATCCCAGCTTATTTCCCCAAAAGGAATTGGATATCTGTAATATTCGAAGCAGTTGTTAAAGGTTGAGCCATCTTGGGCTGAGCAAGAATCAGCATGTTATGCAAAAAGTGCCAAGAGTTTGAGAGAAGCAGGAAAGCTGAAAGCCAAAGATATATGATGTTTGCATATGGATCTCCTGCTTTTTGTCCAAAAGGTGCATCGGGATTTGTAATGGTAATAGAGGAATGATGGGCTGTATAAAGGGTTGATGAAGCTTCGATATTACTTTCGTGTGATTAGTACTTGATGGTTGGGAAGGGAAATAGAAAAAGATGGGAGGCATAAATCCTAATTGAAAAAGACTACTGTCATACACATTATATGATGGTGTACATCAACTACATTTAACTAATAGATGCCCTGTATACAGCATTTGAAATTCTATTATACTAGCAGTAAGAGAAAATATGATGTCTGGGCCCATCCCACATTCAACTTGAGTAATCATACCAAATGTATGTTATTCACTCTGCTAAGTGTATAGTCAGCTCATTTGACTTGGTGTTAATCCTTCTATTTGACCTGACCTTACTTTTACCAATAAGCAACCTTTTCGGAAGTAAAATGGAGCTGTATTGTTTACTCTAGGATGTTATTTGGTGCAGGTGAACATGAGTGAGAAGGACTACCTGAGGAAAAagaacaagttcttaccaaagatACATGCTTGGTATTATTTCTACCCCAAATCTAATTGCTATAGCAGAATCGTAGATGAACTCATGATGTAGGAAATGCAGCTCAAACTGCAAATGCTTATTTTTAGTGGAGGTTTTGTTCATGTAGAGTCTAATTGCTAAACTGTTCATGCTTCTATCATGATAGATCTTGTTGTATATGATATTTGATCCGACTTTCTTGTTGAATAGAGCAGTCATCTTATTAAACACAGCGAATAAACCAATGTTTATGCTTTGGATTTACGATTTCAGTATTTGAAGGCAAAATCATCCAAAAGTTAATATTCTATATGTATGTGGTAATGTGCTGGGCGCCTGGGCCAAGGCTAAATGGCACGTGTGCGTACTAAGTTAGTAGTCTCCCTTGCTGGAATTAATATTCACGTGAACAAGATAAGGAAGTAGGTTATTTAGTTAGACAGGATATTTGTCTAGCTAGGAAAAAATAGCTGTTTTAGCTACGAAAATAAATAGTCCCTCTGTTC contains the following coding sequences:
- the LOC124689151 gene encoding obg-like ATPase 1, with the protein product MPPKAKKDAAPAERPILGRFSSHLKIGIVGLPNVGKSTFFNIVTKLSIPAENFPFCTIEPNEARVNVPDERFDWLCKLFEPKSEVSAYLEINDIAGLVRGASAGEGLGNAFLSHIRAVDGIFHVLRAFEDSDITHIDDTVDPVRDLETISQELRLKDIEFVQAKIDDLEKQMKRSNDKQLKIEHELCQRVMAHLQDGKDIRLGDWKTLEIEILNTFQLLTAKPVVYLVNMSEKDYLRKKNKFLPKIHAWVQEHGGETIIPFSCAFEQKLVDMPADEAAKYCAENQTVSLIPKIIKTGFSAIHLIYFFTAGPDEVKCWQIRKQSKAPQAAGAIHTDFERGFICAEVMKFEDLKELGTESAVKAAGKYRQEGKTYVVQDGDIIFFKFNVSGGGKK